A single region of the Gemmatimonadota bacterium genome encodes:
- a CDS encoding carbon-nitrogen hydrolase, with the protein MTEVAGGPNGGEGPFGIGVIQLAVGADREATIAAHEEAIRAAAAKGAQVICLQELFDAPYFCKVADAERFDLAEPIPGPTVARMQALARELEVALIVPIFERRDAGVYHNSAAVVDADGSLLGVYRKMHIPDDPLYHEKYYFAPGDIYHHGAAPGAAAGFRAFDTRFGRIGVLICWDQWYPEAARITALMGARVLFYPTAIGWHPSEKEEWGAAQADAWRTIQRSHAIANGVYVAAANRIGHEPEPGTDGIEFFGHSFIADPFGRIIAEAGTEPAILVAECDPARIEYTRRNWPFFRDRRIDAYGPILSRSLS; encoded by the coding sequence ATGACGGAGGTCGCAGGCGGCCCGAATGGGGGCGAGGGACCGTTCGGGATCGGGGTGATCCAGCTCGCGGTCGGGGCGGACCGGGAAGCGACCATCGCGGCCCACGAAGAGGCGATCCGGGCGGCGGCGGCCAAGGGCGCGCAGGTGATCTGCCTCCAGGAGCTTTTCGACGCCCCCTATTTCTGCAAGGTGGCGGACGCGGAGCGCTTCGACCTCGCGGAGCCCATCCCCGGACCGACGGTGGCGCGCATGCAGGCGTTGGCGCGCGAGTTGGAAGTCGCGCTCATCGTCCCGATTTTCGAAAGGCGAGACGCAGGGGTCTATCACAACTCCGCGGCGGTCGTGGACGCCGACGGATCCCTCCTCGGAGTGTATCGCAAGATGCACATCCCCGACGATCCCCTCTATCACGAGAAGTATTACTTCGCTCCCGGGGACATCTACCATCATGGGGCGGCCCCCGGCGCGGCCGCGGGCTTCCGCGCCTTCGACACCCGGTTCGGGCGCATCGGAGTCCTGATCTGCTGGGACCAGTGGTACCCGGAGGCGGCCCGCATTACGGCTCTGATGGGAGCCAGGGTCCTCTTCTATCCGACCGCGATCGGTTGGCATCCCTCCGAAAAAGAGGAATGGGGCGCCGCCCAGGCCGATGCCTGGCGCACCATCCAGCGGAGTCACGCCATCGCCAATGGCGTTTACGTGGCTGCGGCGAACCGGATCGGGCACGAGCCGGAGCCGGGGACCGACGGGATCGAGTTTTTCGGGCACTCCTTCATCGCCGACCCCTTCGGGCGGATAATCGCCGAGGCGGGGACGGAGCCGGCCATCCTGGTCGCCGAGTGTGATCCCGCGCGAATCGAATACACCCGCCGGAACTGGCCTTTTTTCCGCGACCGCCGGATTGACGCCTACGGCCCGATCCTGAGCCGGTCTCTCTCCTGA
- a CDS encoding agmatine deiminase family protein, which yields MDGRRWPAEWEPHAATWIAWPHQEADWPGKFEAIPWVYAEIVRILHRFEPVHILGENEAGIADAKRMLLAHGVALERCRFHALPTDRCWLRDSAPTGVFGARGFEWIRWSFNAWAKYDNYRADAKVAPRMAELTRLPLVEASRPDGSGPLVLEGGGIETDGRGSLLVTEEWLLTDTQVRNPGMGREEYEAAFREYLGIGRTIWLGEGAVGDDTHGHVDDIARFLDPRTVVLTVERDPSDENHRRMEDNRRRLELASRTHPGGFRIVELPFPDPIVMEGERLPASYANFFLANGVAIVPTFNDPMDRVALATLAEHLPAREVVGIHAVDLVWGLGTLHCLTQQEPAAPV from the coding sequence ATGGACGGAAGGCGATGGCCGGCGGAGTGGGAGCCGCACGCCGCGACCTGGATCGCATGGCCGCACCAGGAGGCGGATTGGCCGGGAAAGTTCGAGGCCATCCCCTGGGTCTACGCGGAAATCGTCCGCATCCTCCATCGCTTCGAACCGGTCCACATCCTCGGCGAAAATGAGGCCGGGATCGCGGACGCGAAGCGGATGCTACTCGCGCACGGCGTGGCACTCGAGCGTTGCCGGTTCCACGCCCTTCCCACAGACCGGTGCTGGCTGCGTGACTCGGCGCCGACCGGGGTCTTCGGCGCGCGGGGGTTCGAATGGATCCGGTGGAGCTTCAACGCCTGGGCGAAATACGACAACTACCGTGCCGACGCGAAGGTCGCTCCGCGCATGGCGGAGCTGACTCGACTCCCCCTCGTGGAGGCGAGCCGTCCCGACGGGAGCGGCCCCCTCGTCCTCGAGGGAGGCGGGATCGAAACTGACGGGCGTGGCTCACTCCTCGTCACGGAGGAGTGGCTCCTCACCGACACGCAGGTGAGGAATCCCGGAATGGGCCGAGAAGAATACGAAGCGGCCTTCCGAGAGTACCTCGGGATCGGACGGACGATCTGGCTGGGGGAAGGTGCCGTCGGGGACGACACCCACGGTCATGTGGACGACATCGCGCGGTTCCTGGACCCACGAACCGTGGTTCTCACGGTGGAGCGCGACCCCTCCGATGAAAACCACCGCCGGATGGAGGATAACCGGCGGCGGCTCGAGCTCGCCTCGCGAACCCATCCGGGCGGCTTTCGAATCGTGGAGCTTCCTTTTCCGGACCCGATCGTGATGGAGGGCGAACGGCTTCCCGCGAGTTACGCGAATTTCTTTCTGGCAAACGGCGTCGCGATCGTTCCAACTTTTAATGACCCGATGGACCGCGTCGCGCTCGCGACCCTGGCCGAGCACCTTCCTGCGCGCGAAGTGGTGGGGATCCACGCCGTGGATCTCGTGTGGGGACTCGGGACCTTGCACTGCCTCACTCAACAGGAGCCCGCCGCACCTGTGTGA
- a CDS encoding FxsA family protein — MARLATLFVLVPLLELILLIRLGEWIGFLPTVLLVVGTGLLGAFLIRREGLRALLAIQLELARGRLPTRVILDGAAVLVAGVLLMTPGALTDLAGFFLLLPPTRTLVAGWVQARLAVAVARGTVRFATWGASARRGTATPRPGGAGQWEGSPRSDAGSPVGLGGAGAPRDTEAGPRPPRPGEIIQE; from the coding sequence ATGGCGCGACTTGCCACCTTATTCGTCCTCGTCCCGCTCCTCGAGCTCATTCTACTCATTCGGTTGGGAGAGTGGATCGGGTTCCTGCCGACTGTCCTACTCGTCGTCGGCACCGGGCTCCTAGGGGCCTTCCTGATCCGGAGAGAGGGGTTGCGGGCGTTGCTCGCCATCCAGTTGGAGCTCGCGCGAGGACGCCTCCCCACTCGGGTCATACTCGACGGCGCCGCCGTCCTGGTGGCCGGAGTGCTCCTCATGACTCCCGGAGCCCTGACGGATCTCGCCGGTTTTTTCCTCCTCCTCCCACCCACGCGGACCCTCGTCGCCGGGTGGGTGCAGGCCCGTCTCGCGGTCGCGGTCGCGCGTGGCACCGTCCGGTTCGCGACCTGGGGGGCTTCCGCGAGGCGCGGCACGGCGACGCCCCGCCCCGGGGGTGCCGGCCAATGGGAAGGATCTCCGAGGTCCGACGCGGGTTCTCCGGTAGGTTTGGGAGGCGCCGGCGCCCCTCGCGATACGGAAGCCGGACCTCGACCGCCGCGGCCGGGCGAGATCATCCAGGAATAG
- a CDS encoding M42 family metallopeptidase yields MGKRVDFLERLLEEPGPSGFESRPARVWRAEAGTFADRVWADVHGNSFAELGAEKRPRVMLAGHVDEIGLQITHVDEKGFIYVDGIGGWDSQVLVGQRVKILGKGGDVPGVIGKKPIHLMKAEERKKASEIEDLWVDVGASSAEEVAGLDVRVGDPLVLAASFQRLAGDRIASRAIDNRVGAYVVLEALRLLAKDPAPHAAVVAVATVQEEIGYSGGGARNSAFALDPDVAVAVDVTFSTDVPDANKKELGDHTIGGGPVLSRGSSMHPAVVDRLVAAAEAEKIPFTLQAAPRSSRTDADAIFLVRAGVPTGLVSIPNRYMHSPNEIVSTEDLLRAARLLAGFVRSLEADASFLQE; encoded by the coding sequence ATGGGGAAGCGAGTGGACTTTCTCGAGAGGCTCCTGGAGGAGCCCGGCCCGTCGGGCTTCGAGTCCCGCCCCGCACGTGTCTGGCGTGCCGAAGCCGGCACCTTCGCCGACCGCGTTTGGGCCGACGTCCACGGGAACTCCTTCGCCGAGCTCGGGGCCGAAAAGCGACCTCGCGTCATGCTTGCCGGGCATGTGGACGAAATCGGCCTCCAGATCACGCACGTGGATGAAAAGGGCTTCATTTACGTAGACGGGATCGGCGGTTGGGACTCGCAGGTTCTCGTTGGGCAGCGGGTGAAGATCCTCGGGAAGGGCGGCGACGTCCCGGGCGTAATCGGCAAGAAGCCCATTCACCTGATGAAGGCCGAAGAGCGGAAGAAGGCCTCCGAAATCGAGGACCTCTGGGTGGACGTGGGGGCGTCGAGCGCCGAAGAAGTGGCCGGGCTGGACGTTCGTGTCGGGGATCCCCTCGTCCTTGCCGCATCCTTCCAGCGACTCGCCGGGGACCGGATCGCCTCGCGCGCCATTGATAACCGGGTTGGCGCGTACGTCGTACTCGAGGCGCTCCGCCTCCTCGCGAAGGATCCGGCTCCCCACGCCGCCGTCGTGGCAGTCGCGACCGTGCAGGAGGAGATCGGCTACTCCGGGGGCGGCGCACGGAATTCCGCCTTCGCCCTCGATCCGGATGTGGCCGTGGCCGTGGACGTCACTTTTTCCACGGATGTCCCGGACGCCAATAAGAAAGAGCTCGGGGACCACACGATTGGAGGAGGCCCGGTCCTGAGCCGAGGTTCTTCGATGCACCCCGCCGTGGTGGACCGGCTCGTCGCCGCGGCCGAGGCGGAGAAGATCCCCTTCACTCTTCAGGCGGCCCCCCGGTCGAGCCGGACCGACGCGGACGCGATTTTCCTCGTGCGGGCCGGCGTTCCAACCGGCCTCGTTTCAATTCCGAACCGCTACATGCACTCGCCGAACGAGATCGTCTCGACGGAGGACCTCCTCAGGGCAGCGCGGCTCCTGGCCGGGTTCGTGCGGAGCCTGGAGGCGGACGCGAGCTTTCTTCAGGAGTAG
- a CDS encoding COX15/CtaA family protein has product MAEKRFRTLVWVVFGYSLVVILWGYFLRVSESGDGCGTDWPLCLGSVVPEAAGFPTWVEYIHRVSSGVVLLLVLGMAVWARRGFARGHAVRAAAGASLLLTVTESLFGAALVAFGLVAEDVSAARIAIRPFHVANTFSLMAALALTAWWAQRGVATIPSWKHPRGRGLLLALAGLLLIAATGSWTGLAGTAFPVATLAEGIGQYLNPEHLLIYLRVTHPVIALVVIALVGRMAISLTRSSSPPATRRLALAACALGIIQLVLGPLTIVLLYPTALRLVHLAAADLLWISLVLLASEVLTATPEESSRPPPGSARTRPGAALP; this is encoded by the coding sequence ATGGCTGAAAAGCGCTTTCGCACTCTCGTCTGGGTGGTCTTCGGCTACTCCCTGGTGGTCATTCTCTGGGGGTATTTCCTCAGGGTTTCCGAGTCGGGCGACGGGTGCGGGACCGATTGGCCCCTCTGTCTGGGCTCCGTGGTCCCGGAGGCGGCGGGTTTCCCGACCTGGGTCGAATACATCCACCGCGTCTCGTCCGGGGTCGTTCTCCTTCTCGTCCTGGGAATGGCAGTCTGGGCCCGGCGCGGATTCGCACGGGGCCACGCCGTTCGCGCCGCAGCGGGGGCGTCGCTCCTCCTGACGGTCACGGAATCGTTATTCGGCGCCGCCCTGGTGGCCTTCGGACTCGTCGCGGAGGACGTTTCGGCCGCCCGCATCGCAATCCGGCCTTTCCATGTCGCCAACACCTTCTCGCTGATGGCGGCGCTCGCCCTGACGGCGTGGTGGGCTCAGCGGGGGGTCGCGACGATTCCCTCGTGGAAGCATCCGAGGGGCCGGGGGCTCCTCCTGGCGCTCGCCGGGCTGCTCCTGATCGCAGCCACGGGATCATGGACCGGGCTTGCGGGGACGGCGTTCCCGGTGGCGACACTGGCCGAGGGGATCGGCCAATACCTCAATCCGGAGCACCTCCTGATCTATCTCCGGGTGACCCACCCGGTCATCGCGCTGGTGGTGATCGCCCTGGTGGGACGGATGGCGATCTCACTCACGCGCTCCTCCTCTCCCCCCGCGACGCGGCGCCTCGCCCTCGCCGCCTGTGCCCTGGGGATCATTCAGTTGGTGCTCGGCCCGCTGACGATCGTCCTCCTTTATCCCACCGCGCTCCGCCTCGTGCACCTCGCGGCGGCGGACCTCCTCTGGATTTCGCTCGTTCTCCTCGCCTCCGAAGTCCTGACCGCTACTCCTGAAGAAAGCTCGCGTCCGCCTCCAGGCTCCGCACGAACCCGGCCAGGAGCCGCGCTGCCCTGA
- a CDS encoding GAF domain-containing protein has protein sequence MLNPTDLVHGLQDMRDQGYLSDALLRHAVRTIAGSDDRFDWVGAFLLREDGVTLWLHDYVGAPAEYAEVPVGVGVAGAAVSAKENRTVGDVTKVDDYHPCSPEIQSELVVLIRAGDQVFGGLDLGSEQPSVFTAADESAVEAIAEKLAEQLVAERR, from the coding sequence ATGCTGAACCCGACAGATCTCGTGCACGGCTTACAGGACATGAGGGATCAGGGGTATCTCTCCGATGCCCTCCTCCGCCACGCCGTAAGGACGATCGCGGGTTCCGACGACCGATTCGACTGGGTCGGAGCTTTCCTGCTGAGGGAGGATGGGGTGACCCTCTGGCTCCACGACTACGTCGGGGCGCCGGCCGAATACGCCGAAGTTCCGGTCGGAGTCGGAGTGGCGGGGGCCGCGGTTTCGGCGAAGGAAAACCGGACCGTGGGAGACGTGACCAAAGTGGACGACTATCACCCCTGCAGCCCCGAGATCCAGTCGGAGCTGGTCGTCCTGATTCGCGCCGGAGACCAGGTCTTCGGCGGGCTCGATCTCGGGAGCGAACAGCCCTCCGTCTTCACCGCGGCGGACGAGTCGGCGGTGGAAGCCATCGCCGAGAAGCTCGCGGAGCAGCTGGTCGCCGAGCGTCGCTGA
- a CDS encoding MBL fold metallo-hydrolase — MVRAENAGPFTLDGTRTFIVGRDRVVIVDPGPDDPRHLERVAGEARGAESGWIILTHGHPDHAAGTRTLARMTGFPVGAPLGGVDRRLEGGDEVPADGGALIAVATPGHARHHLAFHCPRDGGETGGDLFVGDLLLGVGRTTWVGEYPGCVADYLASLDRVERLVPDRILPSHGPVLDRPLEVVAAFRDHRRARIEAVEGALADLGHRATLGKDEEVWPLVETLVKRVYGDRLEGRPLVGARWSVRAILEYLGVAPFPPEGAPSEGGGRLAPGS, encoded by the coding sequence ATGGTGCGTGCGGAGAACGCGGGTCCCTTCACCCTGGACGGCACCCGCACCTTCATCGTGGGCCGCGACCGCGTCGTGATCGTGGACCCGGGCCCGGACGACCCACGACATCTCGAACGGGTCGCCGGGGAGGCGCGGGGCGCCGAAAGCGGTTGGATCATCCTGACCCACGGGCACCCGGACCACGCCGCGGGGACCCGAACGCTGGCTCGAATGACCGGGTTTCCGGTAGGGGCGCCCCTCGGCGGGGTGGACCGGCGTCTCGAGGGCGGGGACGAAGTGCCGGCGGACGGCGGTGCCCTGATTGCGGTCGCGACTCCCGGGCATGCGCGCCACCATCTCGCCTTCCACTGTCCCCGTGATGGGGGCGAAACCGGTGGCGACCTCTTCGTCGGCGATCTCCTTCTCGGCGTGGGGAGGACGACCTGGGTTGGGGAGTATCCGGGGTGCGTCGCCGATTACCTGGCCTCGCTCGACCGGGTGGAGCGCCTCGTCCCGGATCGGATCCTCCCGTCGCACGGCCCGGTCCTCGATCGCCCCCTCGAAGTCGTGGCGGCGTTTCGTGACCACCGGCGAGCCCGCATCGAGGCGGTCGAAGGAGCACTGGCCGACCTCGGGCACCGGGCGACCCTCGGCAAGGACGAGGAAGTGTGGCCACTCGTGGAGACACTCGTGAAACGTGTCTACGGAGATCGGCTCGAGGGCCGGCCGCTGGTGGGGGCCCGATGGAGCGTTCGAGCCATCCTGGAGTATCTGGGCGTTGCCCCCTTTCCTCCGGAAGGGGCCCCGAGCGAGGGAGGTGGCCGCCTCGCTCCCGGATCCTAG
- a CDS encoding FAD-linked oxidase C-terminal domain-containing protein — protein MPLDPTLARQLTQVVGEEGILADEDRLIVYESDALTQYRHRPSAVVLPRTTEEVSSVIRILHAAGHPFVPRGSGTGLSGGALAVGGAVAVGTNRMNKILELDAANRRARVQPGVINSDLTRASLVHGLIYAPDPSSQAACTLGGNVAENSGGPHCLKYGVTTRYVTGLTVVLSDGEIVELGGMDHGDDGLDLVGVFVGSEGCFGLATEIEIALIPQAEGVRTLLGIFALMEDAGRAVTDIMARGMLPAALEIIDSETIRAVEASIFAAGYPKDAGAALVVEFDGMDAALDEEVRAAVECCERAGAREIRTASNEEERLALWRGRKKAFGAMGRLAPDLLVQDATVPRTRLPEVLVKIGEIGRRYRIQVANVFHAGDGNLHPNLLFDRRDKDEVRRVEAASKEIMEACIQAGGTITGEHGVGLDKRNYMPLVCSHEVLEAMARVRDVFDPAGLSNPGKVLPDGYAAVPAGAA, from the coding sequence ATGCCCCTGGATCCCACACTCGCGCGTCAACTCACACAAGTCGTGGGAGAGGAAGGAATCCTCGCCGACGAGGACCGCCTCATCGTCTATGAGTCGGATGCCCTCACGCAGTATCGCCATCGCCCATCGGCGGTCGTCCTCCCACGTACGACGGAAGAGGTGAGCTCGGTCATCCGCATCCTGCACGCGGCCGGTCATCCCTTCGTCCCGAGGGGGAGCGGAACGGGGCTCAGCGGGGGCGCGCTCGCCGTCGGGGGCGCGGTCGCGGTCGGGACGAACCGGATGAACAAGATTCTCGAGCTCGACGCTGCGAACCGGAGGGCGCGAGTGCAACCGGGCGTGATCAACTCCGATCTGACCCGCGCCTCCCTGGTCCATGGGCTGATCTACGCCCCCGATCCCTCCTCCCAAGCGGCCTGCACCCTCGGCGGGAACGTCGCCGAGAACTCCGGAGGACCGCACTGCCTCAAGTACGGCGTCACGACACGTTACGTGACAGGACTGACCGTCGTCCTGTCGGACGGCGAGATCGTGGAGCTCGGGGGAATGGACCACGGGGACGACGGGCTCGACCTCGTCGGGGTCTTCGTGGGATCCGAGGGGTGTTTCGGACTCGCGACCGAGATTGAGATCGCTCTCATTCCCCAGGCCGAGGGGGTTCGCACCCTCCTGGGGATCTTCGCCTTGATGGAGGATGCGGGGCGCGCGGTCACGGACATCATGGCTCGGGGGATGCTTCCCGCCGCCCTCGAGATCATCGATTCCGAGACGATCCGGGCGGTCGAGGCCTCGATCTTCGCCGCAGGTTATCCGAAGGATGCCGGAGCGGCGCTCGTGGTCGAGTTCGACGGAATGGACGCGGCACTCGACGAAGAGGTGCGAGCGGCGGTGGAGTGTTGCGAGCGAGCGGGCGCCCGCGAGATCCGGACGGCTTCCAACGAGGAGGAGCGGCTCGCTCTCTGGCGGGGGCGGAAAAAGGCCTTCGGGGCGATGGGGCGGCTCGCCCCGGACCTTCTCGTACAGGACGCCACCGTTCCCCGCACGCGGCTCCCGGAGGTGCTCGTGAAGATAGGTGAGATCGGCCGCCGGTACCGGATCCAGGTGGCGAACGTCTTTCACGCCGGGGACGGAAACCTCCATCCGAATCTCCTCTTCGACCGCCGCGACAAAGACGAGGTGCGCCGGGTCGAAGCGGCCTCGAAGGAGATCATGGAGGCCTGCATCCAGGCGGGCGGGACCATCACCGGGGAACATGGCGTGGGCCTCGACAAACGGAACTACATGCCCCTGGTGTGCTCGCACGAAGTCCTGGAGGCGATGGCCCGCGTAAGGGATGTCTTCGATCCGGCCGGGCTCTCGAATCCGGGGAAGGTTCTCCCCGATGGGTACGCCGCAGTGCCGGCCGGGGCCGCATGA
- a CDS encoding FAD-binding oxidoreductase yields the protein MTDPAAIRARVRKLLDSDGAPQDGRAPVAAPSTAEEAAALLRVAREEGWKVLPAGNGVGAGIRPAHAPLSASGAHEGAAEPDLTISTSRMAVLIEHEPADLTMHAGAGLTLGALQKGVANAGQWLALDPPGGEGITLGGIVATGTGGPLRVSHGRPRDQLLGLTMVDGAGRILSLGGRVVKNVAGFDLVRLATGSLGALGLITQVIFRLYPLPEDDRTLVWSRGRADEAWELGRSLATLPLPVAAAELLAGEKEAPLDDSGVRVLLRLMGSKRAVARMREVLLEKVGLPVRELEGPDSAAAARILARDDGAGAVTFRAHALPDRGGAIAAALEGVPLRHLAMHLLEGTFRGTLLPDATVEALAGVGKAARSVGGSLRVLRAQGAIPVEIEGGGEPSAAVARLHAGITRGFDPGGILPGAWREGWK from the coding sequence ATGACCGATCCGGCTGCCATCCGGGCCCGCGTCCGGAAGCTCCTCGACTCCGATGGGGCGCCTCAGGATGGGAGGGCACCGGTGGCCGCGCCCTCGACCGCCGAGGAGGCGGCCGCCCTCCTCCGCGTAGCCCGCGAGGAGGGTTGGAAGGTCCTGCCCGCGGGGAACGGGGTGGGCGCCGGGATCCGGCCTGCACACGCCCCACTCTCCGCCTCGGGGGCGCACGAGGGCGCGGCGGAACCGGACCTCACGATTTCCACCTCTCGCATGGCCGTGCTCATCGAGCATGAGCCGGCGGATCTAACGATGCACGCGGGAGCGGGGCTCACCCTAGGGGCGCTCCAAAAGGGGGTGGCGAACGCGGGTCAGTGGCTGGCGCTCGACCCTCCCGGTGGGGAGGGGATCACCCTCGGCGGGATCGTGGCAACGGGGACGGGCGGCCCGCTCCGCGTCTCGCACGGCCGGCCGCGCGACCAGCTCCTCGGCCTGACGATGGTGGACGGTGCGGGCCGGATCCTCTCGCTCGGGGGGCGCGTCGTGAAGAACGTCGCGGGATTCGACCTCGTGCGGCTCGCCACGGGAAGCCTCGGGGCCCTCGGCCTGATCACCCAGGTCATCTTTCGGCTCTATCCCCTTCCGGAGGATGACCGAACGCTGGTCTGGTCGCGTGGCCGGGCGGATGAGGCGTGGGAGCTCGGGCGGTCTCTCGCGACCCTTCCCCTTCCGGTCGCGGCCGCCGAGCTCCTCGCCGGCGAAAAAGAAGCCCCCCTCGACGACTCGGGAGTGCGGGTCCTCTTACGCCTCATGGGTTCGAAGCGCGCCGTGGCCCGGATGCGGGAGGTCCTCCTGGAAAAGGTGGGACTTCCCGTTCGCGAACTCGAGGGGCCCGACTCGGCGGCCGCGGCCCGCATCCTCGCCCGTGACGACGGCGCGGGGGCGGTCACCTTCCGGGCGCACGCGCTCCCCGATCGCGGGGGAGCGATCGCTGCGGCCCTTGAGGGCGTGCCCCTCAGGCATCTGGCGATGCATCTCCTCGAGGGCACCTTCCGGGGGACTCTCCTTCCTGACGCGACAGTCGAGGCGCTTGCCGGGGTCGGCAAAGCTGCCCGCTCCGTGGGAGGTTCGCTCCGTGTCCTCCGAGCCCAGGGGGCGATCCCCGTGGAGATCGAGGGGGGAGGCGAGCCGTCCGCGGCCGTGGCCCGCCTCCACGCGGGGATCACCCGTGGGTTCGATCCGGGGGGGATCCTCCCAGGAGCCTGGAGGGAGGGGTGGAAGTGA
- a CDS encoding heterodisulfide reductase-related iron-sulfur binding cluster, translated as MRDAGVERRSVRPPADSERALGGALAAQDDRLSNCVHCGFCLPVCPTYVRLYDEADSPRGRLHLMRAVVEGRLDAGSDAFQRHIDRCLGCRACETVCPSGVEYGFLLERAREVAGDARPLSGASALLLTAIRTPSLFRVWMGASRLLRWSRISSVLARLLPGWGPLKVPRLGMAMLAASLPWRVPRGTISAEVARRAETGGSPSGATRRDTSRSERPKRKGRVAFLTGCVQDHLFRRVNEATARVLAANGWEVVDVPGQGCCGALHAHGGQLAVARDLARVNLAAFHAAGVDWIITNAAGCGATMREYDHLMEEGSPEDREAGAWFSQRVRDISEILAGEGRKPLQGGALPMRVAYDPPCHLLHGQRVRNPPLDLLRSIPGLELVPVPNGDECCGGAGIYGITHPDLGGRVGGDKVIAVRSTGAAVLATGNPGCAMQIGGGLRIQGSHIQVAHPVELLDESYRRGGVYAR; from the coding sequence GTGAGAGACGCGGGAGTGGAGCGGAGATCGGTTCGCCCGCCGGCGGACTCTGAAAGAGCGCTCGGGGGAGCGCTCGCCGCGCAGGACGACCGACTTTCCAACTGCGTGCACTGCGGGTTCTGCCTCCCGGTGTGCCCCACCTATGTCCGGCTCTACGACGAGGCGGACTCGCCGAGAGGACGGCTCCACCTGATGCGCGCGGTCGTGGAGGGGCGGCTCGATGCAGGCTCGGACGCCTTCCAGCGCCACATCGATCGGTGTTTGGGGTGCCGGGCGTGCGAGACAGTGTGCCCCTCGGGGGTGGAGTACGGCTTCCTTCTTGAGCGCGCTCGGGAGGTGGCGGGGGATGCGCGCCCGCTGTCGGGGGCCTCAGCCCTTCTTCTGACAGCGATCCGAACCCCATCCCTCTTCCGGGTCTGGATGGGGGCGAGCCGTCTCCTCCGTTGGAGCCGGATCTCATCGGTCCTGGCGCGCCTCCTCCCCGGGTGGGGGCCGCTGAAGGTGCCCCGTTTGGGAATGGCGATGCTCGCGGCCTCGCTTCCCTGGCGGGTCCCGCGCGGAACCATCTCGGCTGAGGTCGCCAGGAGGGCGGAGACCGGGGGGTCCCCATCCGGAGCGACGCGACGGGACACCTCTCGCTCGGAGCGGCCCAAACGGAAGGGGCGGGTCGCCTTTCTGACCGGATGCGTGCAGGACCACCTCTTCCGCAGGGTCAACGAAGCCACCGCGCGAGTGCTGGCGGCGAACGGATGGGAGGTCGTGGATGTCCCCGGCCAGGGGTGCTGCGGTGCCCTTCACGCTCACGGCGGTCAGCTCGCGGTGGCCCGTGACCTCGCGAGAGTCAATCTCGCGGCCTTCCACGCCGCGGGGGTGGACTGGATCATTACGAACGCCGCCGGGTGCGGAGCGACGATGCGCGAGTACGATCACCTGATGGAGGAGGGAAGTCCCGAAGACCGGGAAGCGGGCGCCTGGTTTTCCCAGCGAGTGCGTGATATTTCCGAGATCCTCGCGGGGGAAGGGCGAAAGCCGCTGCAGGGTGGCGCCCTTCCGATGCGGGTGGCGTACGACCCTCCCTGCCATCTCCTGCATGGACAGCGGGTCCGGAATCCGCCCCTGGACCTCCTTCGCTCCATTCCGGGGCTTGAACTCGTGCCTGTCCCTAACGGGGACGAGTGCTGCGGGGGAGCGGGAATCTACGGGATCACCCACCCGGATCTGGGCGGAAGGGTGGGAGGTGACAAGGTCATCGCGGTGAGGAGCACAGGTGCCGCGGTTCTCGCCACGGGGAATCCGGGGTGCGCGATGCAGATCGGAGGCGGCCTCCGCATCCAGGGATCGCACATCCAGGTGGCCCACCCCGTCGAGCTTCTCGACGAGAGCTACCGGAGGGGGGGTGTCTACGCCCGGTGA